In the genome of Tropicibacter oceani, one region contains:
- a CDS encoding lysophospholipid acyltransferase family protein — MGKAKKKQRQHGGWQDRLSDWAIRALIRGALLLPVRTRLNTVSWIVRRLVAPLVGWPARVRANLAYVWPDLPEAEVRKITEQAIDNVARAFIENYDVPEMLARGARAPLGGPGLAAVEQARAEGRPVLLVTGHYGSGECGRCALLARGYQIGGLIRPMSNPFFNEHYTQNMRDIGEPVFEQGRRGTMGLIKHIRDGGMAILLFDVYDSAGVPIDFLGKPAPTLTSVADIALKTGALVVPYFGIRHADRYGFDAVLEEPIPHGDPVDMMREATRRLEARIKEDPGQWMWLHRRWKPKRQEKRQRKRAAATMGP; from the coding sequence GTGGGCAAAGCGAAGAAAAAGCAACGGCAACACGGCGGCTGGCAGGACCGGCTGTCGGACTGGGCGATTCGCGCGCTGATCCGTGGCGCTTTGTTGCTGCCGGTGCGCACGCGCCTGAACACGGTCAGCTGGATCGTCCGGCGCCTGGTGGCCCCGCTTGTCGGCTGGCCGGCGCGCGTGCGCGCCAACCTCGCCTATGTCTGGCCCGACCTGCCCGAAGCCGAAGTGCGCAAGATCACCGAGCAGGCGATCGACAACGTCGCCCGCGCCTTTATCGAAAACTACGACGTTCCGGAAATGCTGGCGCGCGGAGCACGGGCCCCCTTGGGTGGTCCCGGCCTTGCCGCCGTCGAGCAGGCCCGCGCCGAAGGGCGCCCCGTCCTGCTTGTCACCGGCCATTACGGCAGCGGCGAATGTGGCCGATGCGCCCTTTTGGCGCGCGGCTATCAGATCGGCGGGCTGATCCGCCCGATGTCCAACCCGTTCTTCAACGAACACTACACCCAGAACATGCGCGACATCGGCGAGCCGGTCTTTGAACAGGGTCGCCGCGGCACCATGGGTCTGATCAAGCACATCCGCGATGGCGGCATGGCGATACTGTTGTTCGACGTCTATGACAGCGCCGGCGTACCGATTGATTTCCTTGGCAAACCTGCGCCGACCCTGACCTCGGTCGCGGATATCGCGCTGAAAACCGGCGCTTTGGTGGTGCCTTACTTTGGCATCCGCCATGCGGACCGCTACGGCTTTGACGCCGTCCTTGAGGAACCCATCCCCCACGGCGATCCGGTCGACATGATGCGCGAGGCGACAAGGCGGCTGGAGGCACGGATCAAGGAAGATCCCGGTCAATGGATGTGGCTGCACCGCCGCTGGAAACCCAAGCGGCAGGAAAAGCGTCAGCGCAAGCGCGCCGCCGCAACGATGGGGCCATAG
- a CDS encoding DUF1223 domain-containing protein, translated as MLARLIFTLALWASLCGGAQAQDNPVVVELFTSQGCSSCPPADALLAELGQRDDVIPLALHVDYWDYIGWKDRFAKPGFTTRQKGYARAQGEKMVYTPQIIVNGVEDTVGSRPMKVAELIQKHAAHPAQVKLEVSRQGGQLVIRASSAHPMRPSDIHIVRYQPRREIAILRGENAGNKFTYTHIVDDWKVAGRWDGQGTYETRVPIEGDQPVVVLVQEPRYGPIVAAARLR; from the coding sequence ATGCTTGCACGTCTGATCTTCACCTTGGCCCTTTGGGCATCGCTTTGCGGGGGCGCGCAGGCGCAGGACAACCCCGTGGTGGTCGAGCTGTTTACCTCGCAGGGGTGTTCATCCTGTCCGCCGGCGGATGCGCTTCTGGCTGAATTGGGCCAGCGCGACGACGTGATTCCGCTCGCCTTGCATGTGGATTACTGGGACTACATCGGCTGGAAGGACCGCTTTGCCAAGCCGGGCTTTACCACCCGCCAAAAGGGCTATGCCCGCGCGCAGGGCGAAAAGATGGTCTATACTCCGCAGATCATCGTGAACGGGGTCGAGGACACGGTCGGGTCGCGCCCGATGAAGGTGGCCGAACTGATCCAGAAACACGCGGCGCATCCCGCGCAGGTCAAGCTGGAGGTATCGCGCCAGGGCGGTCAGCTGGTGATCCGCGCCAGCAGTGCCCATCCCATGCGCCCCAGCGACATCCACATCGTGCGGTATCAACCCCGTCGCGAAATCGCGATCCTGCGCGGCGAAAACGCCGGCAACAAATTCACCTACACGCATATCGTCGATGACTGGAAGGTGGCCGGGCGTTGGGACGGGCAGGGCACCTATGAGACGCGCGTGCCGATCGAGGGTGACCAGCCCGTGGTCGTTCTGGTGCAGGAACCGCGCTATGGCCCCATCGTTGCGGCGGCGCGCTTGCGCTGA